DNA from Geobacter sulfurreducens PCA:
CCCGCTTCAGTTCATTCACGCTCGAGCCGGTGGTGGCACGGGAGTAGTGGGGGTAGAGGGAAAGCGCAATCACCCGCGAAATCCCCTCCCTCCTGATGGCCGCCAGCGCCTCCATGGTTGAGGGTTTCCAGTAGCGCATGGCCACGAAGCAGCGATACCCGTCCCCCAGCACATCCTCCAGTGCCCGGGCCTGGCTCTCGGTCAGCTCGCGGATGGGTGATTTGCCGCCGATCTCCTCGTATTTGCGCTCCACCCCCGGCGAGCGGCGCTTGGCGATGAGCCGAGCGATGAACGGCTGGAGAAAGGCGGGACCGATCCGGATGATGTCCCGGTCGGAGAAAAGGTTCAGCAGGAACGGCTCCACGGCGTCGAGGGAATCGGGACCTCCCATCTGGAGGAGCAGGACAGCGGTTTTGTCGGACATGGTCACCTCCGGCATGGCAAACGGACAATTTCATGACACCCACATCTTCCTCCCTGATACCCTAATGAACGACTGCGGTCAAGGCGGAAACGGGGTGCCTACCCCTGTCACTTCCCCCGGATGACCTTCCACCCGCTGGATGCCAGGTCAACCAGGCCGTCCATGGTCCGCTGGTAGAACTTCCTGACCGGCATCCGGTTGACGAGGATATGCCCCTCGCTCCGCTCCAGCCTGACCCGATCCCCCGGCGTGAGGGCGATGAAGTTCTCGTGATTTTCGCCGCCAATGCCGAACAGAAAGCGATACTGGCGCCCATCGGCCGCCCGGCAGGCAACGATCAGGATGATCAGTTCGGGCTCACCCGTCTTGAAGTGGTAGCGCACGGTACCGCTGACAAAGGTTCCCTCGACCGACCCGGTGGCGGCCAGGAGGTTTTCGACCGTCACCTGCCGGGGCTTGAGGTGCCCCAAGGAGGGGAGCCCCCAGGGCTTGAACGGTTCGTGGGGCCGGTGCCTATAGTGGTTGCTCCGTTCCAGCAGAATGACGATGTTGTTGTTGATGGGGCCGCCGATGGAGTGGGAAAGACCGGCCGTGAAACGCCCCTCCCTGATCATGCGGTGATTCTCCACCACCTGGATCATGCCGGTGGCGCCAAGGGGGTGTCCCCTCCCCTTGAGCCCGCCGGTGAGGTTGGTGGGAAAGGGGCCGTTCTCGCCGGTATAGCCGTCATCCAACAGGGCATCCAGGAGGCGGCCACGGGGGACGAAGCCCAGGTCCACCAGATTGATGGGGCCGAAGCCGTTGAAGGGGTCATGCATGTTCACGTGGATCTTGCCGGCGAACTGCCGGATGTCCCTGATCCCGGCCATGCCGTACGCCTCCGCCGCGGCGGAAACGGTGGCGGGAAAGGAATGAAAGTAGTTGCGGTCGGCAATGGTGGGAATATCGGTGGCGCTTCCCACCCCGGACACCATCACATCCTGGGGATCGCTGGTGAGGACCACGGCGGCCACCCCGTCTGACATGGGGCAGAAGTCGTGGTAGCGCAGGGGCCACCAGTAGGGATAGTTCTTGCCGGTGACGATCTGGCGGTAGTACTCCTCCAAGGGGATCTCCGCGCTCAGGTGAGCGTCGGGATTCAGGGCCGCATAGCGGTGGGCCCGCTGGGTCAGCAGAGCCGAAAAGGCGGTCCACTCCTCAAACGAGAGCCCGTACCGCTCCATCAGGGCGCGGGCCACCAGAGCTCCGCAGGCCGGCATGGTCAGCCCGAACTCGGCTTCGTCCCGGTCGATGACTCCGGCCACGATGCGGGTTGCCTCGGCGGTGGGGGCATCGCTCATCTTCTGGATGCCGATGGCGAGCACATGGTCGCAGCGGCCCGAGGCGATCTGGAGGCAGGCGTTCTCAAAGGCCGAGGCTCCCGACGAGGATGCGGTGTCGATCAGCACCGATTTGGCGCCGGAAACGCCGACCACGCCTGCGATCTTGGCCGCGGTATTGTCGACCCCGGAAAAGGCGACCGGGCTCTGGGAGCCGACCACCACGGCCTCGATGTCGCGGGGTCGCACGGGGCATCCTTCGAAAACCGCCCCGGCCAGCTCTGCCATCTCCAGGAACGAAAGCCGGGCGCGGTGTCTGCCGTCGTAGCGCCCCACCGGCGCCATCCAGGATGCGGCCACGTAGACCGGCCGTGGACTGAAGGGAATATGTCGCATGGGAACTCCGTTTCTCCCGCCGGGAGATGGTGTGATCGTGCCCTTATTGTAAACCATGTTCCTGCCGGGGCAACTGAAATGCAAAAGGCCCGCGCCATTACTGGCGCGGGCCTTTTGCGGTGTATCCGGACGGAGCGCTAGCGCGCGCCGCTTCCATCCAGGGGCACTTCCCGGATCGGTGCGGGTTCCGGGACCGCCACCACCGGCTCCGGGTCCGATACGGGCTGAGGAGATGCCACCTGAGCCGGCGCAGCCGCAGGCTGCGATACGGGCCGCTCAACCGGCCGGACCGCCTGTACGGACGGCGGAGCAGCTGCCGCGGGCGAGGCATCCTTCTTGTCCTTCCTGTTGAACAGGTCCATGGGTGGCTTGAGCAGCCCCACCATGTCGTCAAAGAGGTGGTAGTAGGGAGCAGTGGCCTTGCGCTCACGGAAAAGGATATCCTTTTCCTTCTTCCCCAGATAGCGGGTAATTCCCGGAATGGTCTTGAACTTGACCTCGACCCGCTCATCCATGTTGGCCGCTGCCTGGTCGAAGTCGGGATATTGAAGTTCCGCCAGCACCGGCGTAGACGGGCTGCCGACCCGGAAATTGGGGTACTCCCAGAGGGCCGTGCCGTTGGCGTCCAGTACCTGGGCGGTCATGGTGAGAACGTTGTAATCGGTATCCAGATACTTCACCAGGTTGCTGGCAAAGGTGCGGTCTCGCATGGTGAGGCCGCTCACCACCACCAGAAGCACGGCATCGACACTGTTCTGGGTCACCAGGGTCCTGATTTCCTCGGGCTTATAGAAGTGTTTGTTATAGACCACCCCGGCATCGTCGCGGCGCTCGGACCGGAAGAGAAGCGTGCGGAACAGCTCGTCAGGAGCGGCGGCCTCGATGGGGCGCACCATGAAGTAGGCACCGGACTCCCGGAGCATGTTGACGAGTTCCTTCTCGTTGACCCGGTTGTATTCCCGCACCAACGTCACCAGCGTATCCCGCTCCGGATGACGGATATCCGAATCGGCGTCCATAAAGATGGGCGCCACGCCGAGAACTTTGACCCGCTGCTCGTAGTCCTCACGGGGAATATTGAAGGGGTTGTGGGCACACCCGGCAGCCACCAGTGCCACCAGCGCCACGAAAAACCACTGTCTGACCCGGCTCATCGATCTCCTCCCTGATGAATTCATGTCACGGTTCGGTCGGTATCGTCCGTTCGATTTATAGCAGATGCTCCCCGCTATGACCACCCCTTTCACCGGGGCGAGGTGTCGCGGGCGAAGAGGAACAGGGTTACGGCCACAGCCAGCCCCGTCACCGGTACCAGAAAGGCTGCGTGATAGGCCTCGGCCGGATAGCCCATCGGCCCGCGCGGGAAACGCCCGATGATGAACCCCATCACTTGCTGTACCACGGCCGCGCCGGTCAGGACGAAAAAATTGAGTGCAGTGGTAGCCGTTGCCGACAGAGTGCTGGGAAACATCTCCCGGATCATGGGATAGATGGCCACGCCCGATGAAACCGCCAGCCCCGCTGCGAAGAAGAAGGCGGCCAGAAGCCAGCGGGGCACCTGCTCCGCCGGGCCGAGGGTCAGAACCAGAAGCAGAAACAGCAGAAGGCTCTGCCCCGCCACAAGGGTCCATTTACGGGACTTGAGCAGCCGGTCGGTCACTTGGCCGATGAAGAGGCAGCCGGTCATGAACCCGACCGAGGTAAGCAAAAGCAGGTTACCGGCGCCCTGGCGCGAAAGGCCCATCACCTCCATGAGCCATGGCCCGCCCCAGAGGCCCTGGAGAGCCATGTAGCCGGCGTACCAGAAAAACGAAAGGAGGGCCAGGAGCCAGAAGGAGGGACGAGAGAAAACGAGACCCCACCCCGCCAGGGCTCCCACCGGCCGGTGGGTCGCGGCCAGGAGGGGCTCCTCCTCTGCTATCCCGTCGGCGATCGGCCGATCCCGCACGACCCGGAAGAGGAGCAGGGTAAGCCCCAGCTGGAGAGCGCCCACCACCAGGAAGGGAGAGCGCCACCCTCCAAGCGATACCGCCAGGGCCAGAGGGGCCGTGGCACAAAGATTTCCAACATTCCCCACGGCAATAATCAGGCCCGAGATGGTGGCATACTCCCGGGAGGTGAACCAGTTAGTGAACACCTTGAGCGCCCCCATCAGGACGCAGGCAGTGCCCATGCCGATGAGGATGCGCCCTGCGAGCAGGGCGCCGTAGCCCGGAGCCAGAGCAAAGGTGATGGAGCCCGCCACCGTAACGAGCCCGGCCAGGCTCACCACGATGCGGCCGCCGAAACGGTCCAGCAGCGGGCCGAGCGGTATCTGGGCCAGGGCGAAGGCGTAGAAGAGCGCCCCCGAGAGCATCCCGATCCGGGAGGCGTCCAAGACGAGATCGGCTGCCAGGTCACGGGCAATGACCGCCATGGATACCCGGTAGAAATAGGCGACCAGATACATAACCGCAAATACGGCAAATATCCGCCAACGTTTCGTCATGGCATGCGCATCCTGAAGAGCATCAGTGCGTTCCCTCCCGCGAGACTATCCCGGATGGAGCCGCGACACAAGCCCTTATCCACGGCGCCCCTTCCCTTCTCCCGAGGGATGTGCTATAGCCGTTGGCCATGAAATGGCTCCTTGTTGCCTCGGCGGCACTCTATCTCTTCGGTTCGTTCCGACGCCCCCTCTTTGCACTGGGTCTCGGCGCGGGGCTCGCCTATCTGGCCCTCCGCGGCATCTCCCTGGGCCGGTTGCCCCTGGTGGGCCCCCACGACACCATTGCCTTCTTTTCCGCCTCCATCGGGCTCATGACGCTGCCGTTCCTCTTTTCGCCCTCGCTGCGGAACTCTTCCGCCTTCCCTTGGGCAACGGGGGGAACCGCCGCGGTTTTCGCGCTGTTCTCCCTGGCATTTCCCGCCCTCGCCATGCCGCTGCCGCCGATACTCAACACCCTCTGGTTCGAGCTGCACGTGGCGCTTGCCTTCTTCGCCTATGCGCTCTTCACCATCGGGGCCATCATGGGCGTCCTCTTCCTGGCCGGCGGAGAGCGGCGGCTCCTGGATCTCCAGTACCGGGCGGCCCTCGTGGGATACACCTTTTTTTCCGGCTCCATGGTTGCCGGCGGCATCTGGGGATACTATGCCTGGGGGACCTACTGGCTCTGGACGCCCAAGGAGCTCTGGACCTCCATCCTCTGGATATTCTATACCTTCTGGCTCCATCTGCGCCTGAGAGGAGCCGGCGGAGACCGGCTCCTGGCCTGGACCGGCATCCTCGGCTTCGGGGTCATGCTCTTCACCTACCTGGGGGTGAGCATGCTCATGAAAAGTTCGCACAGCTTTTAAAGGGGACTGCACCACGCATGCTGACCAGAATCTATCAATCCCTTGCATCCCTCTGCCTGGGCCTCTGGCTCATGGGAGGAGTCATGGCGCTCCTGGCCGTCGGCTCCTTCGGCGGTGAAGAGGCAGCAGCCCTGAACGCAATGCCCCTCTACGTCTGGCTCACCCGTGCCCCCCTCGCCGCCTCCTGGTGGCTCTGGGGGACCCTGGCGCTCCTGACGCTTCTCACCATCAACACCATCCTCTGCAGCATAGAGGCAATCCGGCTGAGGTTCGGCAAAAGCACCCTGCCAGCGCTGGTGGCTCCGCAACTCATGCACCTGGGCTTCCTGCTCATCGTCCTGGCTCACCTGCTGAGCGCCACGGGGGGCGCCAAGGAGGCCATGCAGGTCTACCAGGGCTCCTCCATCGGGTTTCCGGACGGGAGCACCCTCCATGTGGGGCCCATTTCGGTTGCCACGGGTCCCATGGGGATGCCGGCCGACTATCGCGCCCAGGTGCGCGCCGTGACCGGCAGCCGGGTCGAGGAAGGAACGGTGAGCCCCAACCATCCGTTCTTCCACGGAGGATTCGGCGTCTATCTCAAGCACGCGGAGGAGCACCCCTTCCCCGTGGCTGTCATGGAAATCCACCGGGAGCCAGGGGCCGGCTGGGCCCTGGCCGGCGCCCTCCTCTTCACAGCCGGTAACGGCATGCTCCTGGCGCTCCGACGGGAACGCCGCTAACGAGACTTCCTCTTGCATCGCTACGCCGATGTGTTAGTATGAAACCTCTCATTTTTGCGGATAAAATGCATCGGCTGTACCGAGGAGTCGTCCATGTCCAGACCATTGACTCGAACCGTCGTCGCGCTTGCCCTCCTGGCGGCCTCCTCAGCCGCCCACGCAGACGGCGGCCCTGCGGCAGGCGGTCTCGCCGAGGGCTCGGTCACCTATAGCGCAATCGCTCCCAACTCCATCACCAACAGTAAGATCGTGGACGGCGCCGTCACCGACGCCAAGCTCGGCTTCGGCGCCGTCACCACTCCGAAAATCGCCGACGGCGCCGTGACCGACGGCAAGATACGCGGCCCCATCGCCGGCTGGAAAATCGGGCCGCACGGCCATGACGCAACGGACATCGTCCAGGGAACCATCGATGCCGCGCGGCTTCCGGTGGGAACCGGCCCGGGTACCGTTGCCGCCGGCGACCACACCCACGAATTCCTGCCGAAAAAACCGGCCACCCTGATCGTGGTGGCCCCCACGGGCGGCGACTATGTCAGCCCCATCGACGCGCTCAATGCCATTACCGATGCGTCCGCTGAGAAGCCCTATCTGGTGAAGATCATGCCGGGAGTCTACGACCTGGGGATCGCCACCATGGTCATGAAAGAGTATGTGGACGTGGAGGGCTCCGGCGAACTCGCCACCCGGCTCAGGGGAAGCGCCGCCGACGCCGGCGTGGTGGCCTGCGCCTCCCGGGCCGAACTGCGCGGCCTTTCCATCGAGGCGGCCGGTGCGGAGGGGAATATCGTCGGTATTTTCAACGGCAGCAGCGCACCCCGGATCAGAAACGTAAGCGTCACCGTACAGGGAGGAAAAGGGACCTTCGGCATCTACAACCTGATGGCAGAGCCGCTCCTCGACTCGGTGACCGTAACGGCCCACGGCGGTGACGCAGGCTTCGGGATCTTCAACATCCATTCCTCCCCCGTGATCAGGAACGCCACCATCTCTGCCGGCAACGGCGTGTACACCACGTCCTCCGGGAGCGCCACCGTGGAGGGGTCGATCATCACCGCCACCCTCTTTTCCATCTTCAACGACACCGCCACCACCACCCGCGTCGCAAACACCCGCCTGGCGGGTGGGAGGATCGTCAACAGCGGCATCATGAAATGCGCCGGGGTCTATGACGCGGAATTCGACCCGGTCCAGTGCCGCTAGTCTTTCGAGTGGCCCGCTCCCGGGACTGCCTGCTCGAAACAGAACGGCATGCTGAAACAGGGCACCAGTACAAACGGGGCGCCGGAATGCTGAATTCCGACGCCCCGTTCCCGTTTATTCCCAAGCTCAACCGGATCAGTACCGCATCCTCACCCGGTAGGTAAGCTTTGCCTCCCCATCCTTCGGTACCGGCACCAGGAACTCGGCGGCCCGGGCATCCCCGCCGGTCGGCTTGAGCGACGAGGTGAGAATTCGCCAGTCCCCCGGCACCGGTTCCACCACCCGAACGGTTATATTCTCGGCCTTGTGGTTGCGCAGAGCAATCTCAAAGGCGGCCTCATAGGTGTCGGACGCCGTCTTGCGCCATTCGGTCTGACGCCGCTCGGCCACCACGTCAAAGGCGTCGCCCAGCTTCACCCGCACCGTCTCCTTTTCCGGGGTATGATCGATGCTGTCCTCGCCCACGAACTGAAGGCTCCCGTCCCCATCACGCTTGTAGACCCGCGCCACCCCCCGGGGGAGCGGCATACCGAGCCCGCTTTCCCGCCGGTTGCCGAACTCGGTGTAGACCGCCACCTTTTCCTTCCGGGGCTCGCCGGCAGGGCCGTGGAAGAAGTAGCTTTCTCCCCGCAGGAGGAATTCCTTGCGGACCGGAATCTCCGCAGCCGTGACGAGACTGATCTGCTTGGTCTGGTTGTCCTTGATGGTGGAAGGGCACTGGAGGGTGTAGAGATGGTATTCAAAGAAACTCTCCTCCCGGAAGGCGGGTGCGGCGGCCATGGCCTCGGCCCGCATCATCTTGGCACGCCCCTCGTCCTCCCGCACCCGGTTGATGTCGCCGGCCACGAGTTTCAAGGCGGCATCCCGGTAGGTGGCGCCGCTGCGGTTGTCGATGGTTACCCACCCGGCCAGATCGGCCCGGTCGTCCTTCTCGGCCAGGGTCACCACGTAATCGGCCCGCCAGCTGATGCCGTTGGTCAGGTAGGTGGCCTCCACCTGCCGCGCCGCCTCCCGACCGCTCTCCAGGAGCCAGACCAGGGTCGGCCGGGCAATGAGATCGTCGGGAACGCCGGGAAAGATGATTCGCCCCGGATGCCCGAAGGTAATCTCGTCGCCGATCCGGAAGACCGGCCCCCCCGTGGTGGAGAGCAGCGTGGCCGCAACCACTTCTTCCCGCTCGGTGGTGGGATTCTTCTGGTAGAGTTTCACCTCGCGCCCCACATACTTGTCCATGAGCTTCTGGGGGGACAGGAGATCATACTCGTAGTTCTGCTCCAGGACCCGGATTCCGTCGCCCTCGGGCGCAGCCATGGAAACACTGGAGGGAATCACCTGGGCCGCCACGTCCATGAAGCGGAGTTCGCCACTCCCCTTGGGGAGCCTGATCTCGCGCCGATCCTTCACAAGGCCCAGGTTCTGGTTGTAGATGGTGAGAGAAACTCCGCGCTGGTCGGCTTCGGTGGAAACGACGGGAGCGGCGGCGCACGGAACGGCAAGGGAAAGGACCGCGAACAGAACGGCAATACGGTGTGGTTTCATGACATACCTCGCCCGGTGATCTGGCGGCAGGGCCGCACCTGGAGGTATATCACAAAAAAAGGCGCCCGTCAGGGCGCCTGGTGGTATGCGAGTCGTAGTGCCGGGTTACCGGATCTTGACGGAGGTGATGACCACCGGCGTCACCGGTATGTTGGCGAAGAGCATGTTGAGACGCTGGGTGGGGGAGGCGGCAATCTTGTCAACCACATCCATCCCCTCGATCACCTTGCCGAACACCGCGTAGCCGTAGCCGTCGGGGCGGGGACGGTTCAGGTTTTCGTTGTTCACCAAGTTGATGAAGAACTGGGCCGTGGCGCTGTCGGGGCTGGCGGTGCGGGCCATGGCAATGGTACCCCGGTCGTTCTTGAGGCCGTTGTCCGCCTCGTTCTTGATCGGAGCCCTGGTCTCCTTCTGTTTCCGGTCGGTGGTGAAGCCGCCTCCCTGGATCATGAAGCCGGGGATGACCCGGTGGAAGATGGTGCCATCGTAGAAGCCGCTCTTGACGTAGTCGAGAACGTTCTTCACCGTGGCCGGCGCCTTGTCCGGGTAGAGCTCCACGGCGATCTTGCCGAGGCTCGTCTCCATAACCACCACGGGATTGGCGGCCTTGGCCGCCTTGTCGGCGGCATCGGCGTTGCCGGCCAGGAGCAGTGCGCCGAACAGCCCGCTCATGAGCAGGGCGATGATCAGTCTCTTGAACATGTACAACCTCCGGGAAACCTAAAGACGGTGTGCTGCAAACGAATTATTATATAGGCACTTCCCCGGGAAAGGTCAAGCCTTCCGCATGACCAGGGTGACGTAATCCTCCATGATCCGCAGGTCGGTCTGGATGCATCCCAGGTTGGCAAACCGCCGCTGCACGTCGAACTTGTCCTGGAGCGGAATCCCGGAGAGGAGCAGCCAGCCGCCGGGGCGGACGCGCGCCACCATCTCTCCGGCCAGGGCCAAGTGGATATCGGCGTAAATATTTGCCATAAGCAGGTCGTAGAGTCCCCGCCCCACAGAGGCCAGCTCACCGCAGACCGTAAAGACCCGGTCGGCCACGCCGTTCAGCCGTACGTTGGCGGCGCAGGAGGCAGCTGCCTTGGGATCGATGTCCACCGCCACCACCGAGGCCGCGCCGAGCCGCACCGCCGCGATGGCGAGGATGCCGGTGCCGCTCCCCAGATCGAGCCCGCGCATGCCGGTCAGGCCGGGTATCCGCTCCAGTTCTTCCAGGCACGAGGCGGTGGTTTCATGTTCACCGGAGCCGAAGGCCCCTTTTTTCCCCATGATGAGGGGGATGTGCTCCCCCAGAGGCAGGGGCGCGTCCTCCGGCACAATGATGAATCCCCCGACCGTGAAGGGGGTGAAGATACGACCAATCATGGCTCAGTGCTCCGTTGATGAAGTGGTCCCAACCATACTCCATTTCGGCGGTCGGGGGAACAAACAAATGGTTGACTTGACGGGGGGATGTGCGGAAAATGTCGGGTTACCGGCCCGATGGCCGCAACCATACCGACATTGCAGGAGGATTTGATTCCGTGCAGATAACATTCGGCACCGACGGCTGGCGGGGGATCATCGCCCGGGAGTTTACCTTCGACAATCTCTCCCGGGTGGCCCAGGCCACCATGGATTACCTGAAGCGGGAAGGGCTCGCTGCGCGCGGGCTCGTCGTGGGGTATGATCGCCGCTTCCTCTCCCGGGACTTCGCCGACCGCGTGGCCGAGATTGCCGCAGGCAACGGCATCCGGGTCTGGCTGACCGACGGTCCGGCTCCCACTCCGGCCATTTCCTGGGCCGTCCACGAGATGAAGGCGGGCGCCGGCGTCATGATCACCGCCAGCCACAATCCTCCCGCCTATAACGGGTTCAAGGTCAAGGAATCCTTCGGCGGCTCGGCCCGCCCCGCCACCACCAGGATTCTGGAGGAGATCACCGCCGCCAACACCGCTGCCGGCCGAGGCATCGAGGAACGTCCCCTGGCGGCGGCGCTGGCCGATGGTACCGTAACCATCTTCGACCCGCGTGAGGGTTATTGCCGTCAGCTCGCCCGTTACGTGGACCTGGATCTTATCCGCCAGGCCGCCATCCCCCTGGCGGTGGACCCGATGCACGGTGCCGGGGCCGGCGTCATTCCGGAACTCGTGCCCGGCGCCCTGGAGATCCACGGGGATGAGAACCCCGGATTCAGGGGAGTCCCCCCCGAGCCCACCGAAGAGCACCTGCAGGAGCTGGCGACGCTCGTGCGGGACGGCGTCTGCCGGGTGGGACTGGCCCTCGACGGCGACGCGGACCGGATCGGCGCCGTGGACGAAAACGGCGAGTTTTTCTCCTCCCACCGGATCTTCACCGTGATCCTTCGGCACCTGGTGGAGCGCAAGGGCCTCACCGGCGGGGTGGTCAAGACGGTCTCCACCACACGGATGATCGATCTGCTGGCGCAGAAGTACGGGCTTCCCCTCCACGAAACCCCCATCGGCTTCAAGCATATCTGCGAGCTGATGCTCGAGCACGACATCCTCATGGGTGGCGAGGAGTCGGGAGGGCTCGGGGTAAAGGGACACATCCCCGAGCGGGACGGGGTCCTCATGGGGCTCCTGCTTCTGGAAGCCATGGCCATGAGCGGCAAGGGGCTTCGCCGGTTGCTGGACGAAACCATGGACGAAATCGGCGTCTTCCACTACCAGCGGCTCGATCTCCCCATCGAGGATGCCCCCAAGGCAGCCCTCATTACCCGGCTGCGGGAGGAGCGGATCGACGCCATTGCGGGACGGCCGGTGGCCGGCACCAATTTCCGCGACGGCTTCAAGTTCATGTTCGAAGATGGCTCCTGGCTCCTGATCCGCCCGTCAGGGACCGAACCGGTGCTGCGCCTCTACAGCGAGGCCGGCACGCCCGGGACCGTTGGGGAACTACTGGCGGCCGGCCGGGAAATCGCAGGGGTCTGACCGGAGAGGGCAGTGGCCGCTTGACCCCTGCCATCCTTGCATCTACAATCGTTGTAACGTGGCAACATCCTGAATTTCTGGCAGAAAGCGGTGCACTATGATCAAGGCATACCTTCGCGCGGAAGACACCTTCAGACCGGTGGCAGTGGAGTCCGATGAACTGGCGGAACTGGACACCGATACCCTCGTCTGGCTCGACCTCATGTCCCCCACGACCGAGGAGCTGGCCACGGTTGAGCGTTGCCTCAAGCTGGAACTGCCGACGCGGCAGGAGTCGGAGGAGATCGAGTTCAGCTCCCGCTACTGGGAGGACGAAACCGGCATCGACATCAACACCTACTTCCTCGTGAAGCAGGATGACAAATACCATAACGAAACCGTTTCGTTCATCCTGAAGCGGCACTTCATCGTCACCATCCGGTTCAGCGACCACCGCATCTTCACCGAGTTCTCCCGCCGTCTCCGGCTCAATCCGCGCGCCTTCCGGGACGGGGCCGACATCCTCAACGGGATTCTCGCCATGCGGGTCGACATGGACGCCGACATCCTTGAGGCCCTGTCCAAGTCCATTGCCAGCATCGGCCGGAAAGAGCCCCAGTCCTTCGACAATCCGACCACGTTCCTCGAATACATCACCGACTACGAGGACATCAACATCACCATCCGCGAAAACCTCACGGACAAGCACCGGGTACTCTCGTCGCTCCTGAAGAGCACCATGATCAGCGAGCCCCTAAAGAAAGAATTCAGCATGATGATGAAGGACGTGAACTCCCTCATCATCTCCGCCAACTTCAACTTCGAGCGGCTCGACTACCTGCAGAACCTCTTCCTGAACCACATGAGCGTGGAGCAGAACAAGGTCATCAAGATCTTCACCGTCATGTCGGTCATCTTCCTGCCCCCCACCATGATCGCCAGCATCTACGGCATGAACTACAAGCACATGCCCGAGCTGGAGTGGGTGTTCGGCTATCCATTCGCCCTGAGCCTCATCGTCCTCTCAGCGGTATTGCCCCTCTACATCTTCAAGAAGAAAGGGTGGCTGTAGCATGCCGCGCAAGGCACAGGCAGCCGGGACCGGCGCCCCGGAACCGACTGGCGCGCGCGCCCCGGAGACGAGCCTTGCCTCGCCCGAGCTCTACCTGAACCGGGAACTCACCTGGCTCGAGTTCAACCGGCGTGTCCTCCACGAAGCCGAGGACACCCGCACCCCTTTGCTGGAGCGGGTCAAGTTCACGGCAATCGTGAGCTCGAACCTGGACGAGTTTTTCATGAAACGCATCGGCGGCCTCAAGCAGCAGGTCGGGGCCGGGTTGCAGCACCCCACCGTGGACGGCCGCACCCCCCGTCAGCAGATTGCCGAATGC
Protein-coding regions in this window:
- a CDS encoding 50S ribosomal protein L11 methyltransferase, encoding MIGRIFTPFTVGGFIIVPEDAPLPLGEHIPLIMGKKGAFGSGEHETTASCLEELERIPGLTGMRGLDLGSGTGILAIAAVRLGAASVVAVDIDPKAAASCAANVRLNGVADRVFTVCGELASVGRGLYDLLMANIYADIHLALAGEMVARVRPGGWLLLSGIPLQDKFDVQRRFANLGCIQTDLRIMEDYVTLVMRKA
- a CDS encoding phosphoglucomutase/phosphomannomutase family protein — protein: MQITFGTDGWRGIIAREFTFDNLSRVAQATMDYLKREGLAARGLVVGYDRRFLSRDFADRVAEIAAGNGIRVWLTDGPAPTPAISWAVHEMKAGAGVMITASHNPPAYNGFKVKESFGGSARPATTRILEEITAANTAAGRGIEERPLAAALADGTVTIFDPREGYCRQLARYVDLDLIRQAAIPLAVDPMHGAGAGVIPELVPGALEIHGDENPGFRGVPPEPTEEHLQELATLVRDGVCRVGLALDGDADRIGAVDENGEFFSSHRIFTVILRHLVERKGLTGGVVKTVSTTRMIDLLAQKYGLPLHETPIGFKHICELMLEHDILMGGEESGGLGVKGHIPERDGVLMGLLLLEAMAMSGKGLRRLLDETMDEIGVFHYQRLDLPIEDAPKAALITRLREERIDAIAGRPVAGTNFRDGFKFMFEDGSWLLIRPSGTEPVLRLYSEAGTPGTVGELLAAGREIAGV
- the corA gene encoding magnesium/cobalt transporter CorA, which encodes MIKAYLRAEDTFRPVAVESDELAELDTDTLVWLDLMSPTTEELATVERCLKLELPTRQESEEIEFSSRYWEDETGIDINTYFLVKQDDKYHNETVSFILKRHFIVTIRFSDHRIFTEFSRRLRLNPRAFRDGADILNGILAMRVDMDADILEALSKSIASIGRKEPQSFDNPTTFLEYITDYEDINITIRENLTDKHRVLSSLLKSTMISEPLKKEFSMMMKDVNSLIISANFNFERLDYLQNLFLNHMSVEQNKVIKIFTVMSVIFLPPTMIASIYGMNYKHMPELEWVFGYPFALSLIVLSAVLPLYIFKKKGWL